Genomic window (Trichocoleus sp.):
CCTGGCTGCAACTGGCAGCCGCTAACGCGATCGTTGCGACCGTATCAACATCACCTCCAAAGTTAACGCAATCACGCAAAGTTACGCTGAGACTCGTGTTTCGAATCACCGCTGTTACTGCTGCTCTCACGCTCATCCACCCTTTGGCTCCGACCTCACCTTGCCAAGGTTTACTCCATTGATAACCTGGAATGTGAGTATCGAGAAATTCGCCTAAAGCTGACTTTGCTCCGATGTTGTACAGAAAGTAATGGGTCATTAATGCTGAAGCTTGGGCTGCGCTAATCCCAGCAGGAGTGTCATGGGTCACTCGCGCTTGAACTGATGCCCGGTCTAATACTTCCTGCACCGTTCCAAAAACACCGATTGGACCTGCTCTCATTGCAGCTCCACTTTTATCACTCGCTGGCTGAATGTTGGCGAGAAATTCCTCTCCACTGTGGGTCTGTTGTAGGAAGGTGTAGAAACGTGAGGCGTATCCTGTGCGAGGATCACGATGAAAGACTTCAACAAAGCGATGAGCAAGCTGTTGAGATGTCCAAGAAACATCTGCCACAATCGCTTCCGCGATCGCTAAGCTCATCTGAGTATCATCTGTGTACTGACCAGGGCGTGTAGCGTATCGGGGATGTGGAACATAGCTTGATAGATCATTGAGCTTTAGGATGAGTTCTGAAGCATACTCAAACCCAGCCCCATAGGCATCGCCGATCGCGAGTTCTAGCAACATAATTCACTGCTGTCAGTTGACTATCAAACAGTTTAACTTTCAACACTGACAGTTAAACAGCTTCAGCAACCGATCGCGATCGAAGCACAGGCAACAGATTCTGACGAAGTGTTATTCTGCCGGGTTTATGCGGGTGGAGAGCAGATCTTCGCACCATGGGATGAGCAGACAGACTGGTGACTCATTGCCAGACGAGCACTCACTAATATTGAGTTAGCAAATGGACGCAATCCCAGGCAGGAGCAAGCATCCTGAGCCTAGAGAGCGATCGCCCTTTGTGAGAGATGCAGCGAGTAGAAGAAAATTAAGGTATCAACAGCCAAATTATGAGTCGATTCGGTAGGCAGATTGCCTGCCTTTTTTGTTCAAGGACGATCTTGTTGCTTATAGTCCCGCTGCGCTCATGAAGGCTGGAACGAGTGGTTGAAGCGCCTCTGAGAATATTGGCTCCATCAACCCATCTGAGTTAACTGAAAAACAGGCAATAGCAATGGCATTGTCAGATGCTAAGCTGTCCCAGCAATAGACGGCAAACTTGACCCGATTAGTGTCTCGCAAGAATTTTTGTGTAGCAGAAATAAGCTGGTTCTGATCAATCGTTCCTTGACCAGTCTCTATTTTGCAAAAAATGATGCCCTTCTGATCGCGAGGTAGTTGGGTGCGATGGCTCTTTAGGAAATCTAGAGCTTGACTTTCAGTCCTGAAGATATTCTTTCTGGCTTTTACTTCAACATTCAAGTCTTCTCTTGCTTTGAAGCCTGCAACTTTAATGTCAAAGTCTTGTCCTCGGACTTGTGAAGGGATCACGAGTTGTATTGAATGGGACTCTCTCAGAAACCAATATGCTGCAACCGCCTCATAATAAGTAGCTTCAAAAGAATTGTTATCATTTTTCGCAACAAATTCACGAAATCCTAAGCAATCTTTGAGGTACCACAACGTATTCGCCAGATGAATAACACGAACATCTGATTTCTGTGCAAAGAACGCTTGCCTGTCGCCGAACGATGTGCATTCTTTTGCCCAAAAGTCACCACCAAGTGTATTTACGATGATTGTCTGTGCAAGGACTAATTGAATAATTTCCTGATCATGGATGTTGATATTATGAAGTTCAGCAACACATTCCTTGAGTATTTCTGGCTTTAAGTTTTCG
Coding sequences:
- a CDS encoding ADP-ribosylglycohydrolase family protein; protein product: MLLELAIGDAYGAGFEYASELILKLNDLSSYVPHPRYATRPGQYTDDTQMSLAIAEAIVADVSWTSQQLAHRFVEVFHRDPRTGYASRFYTFLQQTHSGEEFLANIQPASDKSGAAMRAGPIGVFGTVQEVLDRASVQARVTHDTPAGISAAQASALMTHYFLYNIGAKSALGEFLDTHIPGYQWSKPWQGEVGAKGWMSVRAAVTAVIRNTSLSVTLRDCVNFGGDVDTVATIALAAASCSQEVTQDLPQHLVDGLENEAYGRD